CATACATATTTTTCTATATTATCTAGAAAACATAGTATTTTTTTTGCGACCATTTTTTGCCCCTTTTTAAAAAAAAGGGGAAGAGCTTCCTCTTCCCCTTTCTTCTGCGCAATTACTTCTTCCCAAGATGCAGCATCATGGTGTCAATCACTTCCTTTCCGCCAACAAAGTCATAATATTCAGGCCATACTTTGGCTTTGACGATCTCTTTCCACTGATCTTCGTCTTTCAGGATCGAGACTTCAACACCGGCGTCCTGCATGCCTTTCTTGGCTTTCTCAGCTTCAAGAACCTGGAAGAGAAGGCAATACTGCTGCGCCTCGATACCAGCACGGATAACCATGTCCTTGGTCGCGTCGTCGAAGCTCTTCATGGTCTTGACGCCCATGACCATCGGCTGGAACGAATACTGATAATGCGTTTCGGTGAGGTACTTCTGAACTTCCTGGAACTTCATCGTGTAATTGACGATGTAGGGATTCTCCTGGCCGTCGATAACTTTCTGCTGCATGGCCGTGAACGTCTCTGACCATGCCATGGGGATGGGATTGGCACCCAGTGCGGTGAGCGTGGCAAGGATGACCTTGTTCTGGGGGACGCGGATCTTCAGACCGGCGAGGTCTGCGAGGGCATTGACGGGCCTTGCGGAGTTGGTCACGAATCGAAAATTCGAGTACGTCCAGCCGAGCACCGTGAATCCGCCCTTCTCCTCTCCGATCTTGTTCCAGTATGCGCCCATGTAACCTGTCGTCGCCTTGACGGCGTCATAGTGATTCTCGATCAGGTACGGATAGCTCAATGCTCCGAATTGAGGAACGAAGGGGACGACGTTGCCGACGCCAACAATTGCCACATCCAGAGTACCCATGCGGGCATTCTGCAACATTTCGGTTTCAGTGCCCAGAGAACCGCCCGGAAAAAGCTGAACCTCGATCTCACCGTTGGAAAGTCCTTCAAGATTCTCTTTGAATCTTTTTGCAAATGCGCCCTGGTCCGACTCCATCGGATCACCCATACCTACCTTGACGATCCTTTTCGCAAAGACGTCACCGGCACCAAAAGCAAGCAAAAGAGTCAGACATACTACCAGTAATTTAATTTTCCGAGGCATTTTTTTCTCCTTGTGATCATTGTTTGCGTTTTTTGATTCACACAGTGCGAAAGCAAAAGTCTCCTGAAACGTGCAATAGTGCCCAGTCACCTCCTGCAGAAAAAACTAAAAAATTGAAATTTCACCCGCATTAAAGACAGCAGAAAACTTTATCATCAATGAATCAATACTCTTTGTTGTTTTTCACGATATCCACGATCTCTTTGGCCAGGATGTCCGCGGCATCGAACACGGGCATAGGGAAGTCGCCCTCGCCAACAACGCTGAGCTCCGTGCAGGCGATAATGCCTACCTCGGCCCCCATCGAACTCAGCCCCGACACGATTTCACCGAAATCACGCCGGACCTTCTCACCACGCGCCCCGGCCTTGATCTCTCTGATCAGCTGGAACAAGCGGCCTTCATCCTCCAGGGTCGGATAGACGACCTCCACTCCCCTTGGCAGGAAAATATTCTCGTAGAGACCCGTGATCCGGACAGCTGGTGAAGCGAGGAGGCCGACCGTGCCGACGCCGGGAAGTGCGCCGAGAACGGATTCGACAGTCAGTTCGATAAGGTTGAGCACAGGGACGTGCACGCTTTTCTGCACGTCCCCGTGGTAATGATGCGCCGTATTACAGGGAATGACGATAAAATCGGCACCGCTCGCTTCCAGACGTTGGGCCATGCCTGCCATGCATGCCGCCGGGCTCTCCCCTGTTCCTTCGATGATGGCCTTGATGCGCGAAGGAACCTTGGGATTGTTGTCGACGATGCAATGAATGTGGTCGATGTCGTCCTTGGCCGGGGTCAGCCTCATGATCCGCATCATGAGGTCTATGGTGGCCTCAGGCCCCATCCCGCCGAGAATGCCGACGATCTTTTCCGTCATCTGCTCTGTCATTTCGACGCTCCGGGCCTAATTGCCGTAAAAGGTGTCGAGATACGCATACAATGCCGGAGAACCGCCGGTATGCAGGAAAAGAACGTTGGTGCCTTTTCCGAATGCGCCCTTGCGAACCAAGTCAATCAGTCCGGCCGCAGCCTTGCCTGAGTAAACCGGATCGAGCAGGACACCCTCGGTCCTGGCGAACAGGTTCACCGCCTCGACCATGCTCTCGGTGGGCAGGGAGTAGCCGGGACCAACGTATTCGTCATAGCAGACCACCTGTTCGCGGGGGACGTCGGAGCTCAACCCGAGCTTGCGGGCGACCTCGGAAGCCAGGTTGAAGACAATCTCTTCCTGAACCGGCTTCTTGCGGGACACGTTCACGCCGCTCACGGGAATGTTTGCATTCATTCCATACATGCCAACGACCATGCCCGCATGGGTGCCGGCGCTTCCGGAAGGAACAACGACATGGTCGACAGGCAGGCGCATGTCATTCAACTGGCCCAGTATCTCTTCAGCACACGAGACATAGCCAAGGGCTCCGATGGCGTTCGAAGCTCCGCCGGGGACGATATAGGGCTTGCGACCTTCGGCGGCGAGCCCGTCAGCGACCTTCTGCATCTCGGCCATCATGTCCGAACCGGCAGGCACGACGCGCAGGCTCTTCACGCCCAGAAGCTGAAACAGGAAGTTGTTGCCGCTGCCCTCGGGCTTGTAGGATCCCTTGACGCGTTCTTCGAGAACCAGATGGCAATCAAGGCCCTCCTTGACGGACCAGGACAGGGTCAGGCGGCAGTGGTTCGACTGCACGGCACCGCAGGTAATGATGGTGTCGGCGCCTTTTTCCAAAGCGTCACCGATGCAGAATTCGAGCTTGCGCGTCTTGTTGCCGCCGGCCGCGCCAGGCAGCAGGTCATCGCGCTTGATGAAGAGATTTACATCCCCGCCCAGAGCCTTGGTCAGGTTCGGCATGGATTCGATCGGGGTGGGGCCGTTCAGGTACGGACGTCTGGGAAACTTGGTGAAATTCATCTTCTACCTCGTTGGCATATGACCAATTCGTTAAGGGTTAGATCTGAAAGACGGCTTCGATCTCGATGTCCGCCCCCAAGGGCAGCGCAGCAACCTGAACGGTGCTTCGGGCAGGGAAGGGCTCGTCAAAATATTCCGCATAGACCGCATTGACGGCCTTGAAATCATTCATGTCAGTCAGAAAGATCGTCGTTTTGACGGCACCACCGAGGCTGCCGCCGGCTGCTTCGACGATGCTGCGCATGTTCTGCAGGCAAAGGTGGGTCCTGTGCGTTATGGAATCACCGGGAATCTGACCCGTCGCGGGATCGATGGGCAGTTGCCCGGACACGAAGACAAGCTCTCCCGAGGCAATGGCCTGGGAATAGGGGCCGATCGCCGCCGGCGCCTTGTCGGAATGAATTTTTGTTTTCTTCATCAGAATATCTCCTTTGCTGTTTCAGCAATAATGTCGGCGATGCGCGAACAATCCTCCAGCTCGAAGGTGAGCGGGATGCGCATGTCGCAAAGTTTGGCGAGGACACGATTGCTCCCGGGAAGATCCGGAAGAGCCCCGAAATACTTCCAGCTCTGATACGCGCTGGTAAAGCCGACCGGCTCGACATGGCCGAACCACTTGATGTGGACTCCGCGCTCCTCGTTGGCCTGAAGAAACTGTCTGATCCTTGATTCCTCAATACCGGGGAGGCTGAACTGAATGGAGCTGCCGACATAGCCTTCCCGTGATTCGCGAGTCGGGCACATGATACCGGCAATTCCGCGCAGTCGCTCTTCAAGAAGGCGGTAACGCTCGTTCCACCGTTCGCAGCGCTGATCGAGCACCGCGAGTTGCGGGCGAAGAAGCGCCGCACGCAGGTTGTCCATGCGGCAACTGTAATTTGGAGTGAGGAGCTTGAACCGATCGAAGACCTCGAGCGGCGGTCGGGACACGTGCTTCTCATAGAGCATGTACGAACCCGAATAGATGATGGCTTTGGCAATGACTTCCTCGTCGTCCGTGACAAGGAGGCCGCCTTCGCCGGAGTTGATATGCTTGTAGGTCTGCGTGCTGAAACAACCGATCTTGCCGAAGGACCCGCTCTTGCGGCCATCCCAGGTCGCCCCCATGGTGTGTGCGCAATCCTCGATGAGCTGAAGCCCATTTCTTTCACAGATCTCAAGGACATGCCCCATGTTCGCGATGTGTCCGCGCATATGGGATATGAGAAAGAACTTCGCTTGCGATTCGCGCGCCTTTTTCTCAAGATCTTCAAGATCTATTGTGTAGTCTTCCGTAATCTCGACAAGCTCGACAACAGCTCCTGAGTTCTCTATTGCGCCAGGAACTGGAGCCAGTGTGAATGCGTTGCACAATACCTTGTCGCCAGGCTTAACGCCAATACACTTCAAGGCAAGGTACATCGCACTTCCACATGACGCACATGCAAGGCAATATTTTGCTCCCATGTACTCGGCGAACTCTTTCTCAAGCAAGGCCGCCTCGCCGATTTCGCCCTGACCGACGTTGTATCGATGCAGCTTTCCGCTCTGCATGATTTCGATCGCACACTTCATCCCTTCCTCGGGAATAGCTTCCTGCCGGGTAAAATCCTTACGGAAGGTTTTTCTCTCCGAGCTCATGCCGCCTCCTTTGAACCAAGCTGATTAATACTTGTAATCCGGATGATTATAGACATGAAAATCCCAAGATTCTTCCGAGAAGTACTTCTTCAGACGCCAATCGCAGGCCCGGGCATGCCCCTCCATTCCTTCCACGCGGGACAAACGCGAGGCCACGGCACTGATGGTCTTGTTAGCTTCCGTGCTGATCTGCTGATATGTGTATATTTTCAGAAACTTGTGGACGTTGAGACCGCCGGAGTAATAGCCGGCTTTCTTTGTCGGCAGGATGTGGTTTGTGCCGGAGCACTTGTCGCCGTGAGGAACGGTGCTGCCCTCACCAAGGAACAGAGACCCGTAGGACTTCAGGTTGCATCGCCACCAATCGAGATCCTCGGCGATTACCTGGACATGCTCGGCGGCGTAGAGGTCGTTCACGCGGCACAGTTCCTCGCGATCAGCACACAGGATGATTTCGCCGTAATCCCTCCAGGCTGAACGCGGCACTTCAGGATTTGGCATATCGTCGATAAGCTGATCCATCAGTGTCAACACGTTCTGGGCGAGCTCGCGACTGTCGGTGAAAAGCCAAACCGGGGAATCATACCCGTGCTCCGCCTGGGAGACGAGATCGATGGCTACCGTCATGGGGTCCGCGGTCGAATCCGCGATGACGGCGGACTCGGTGGGGCCCGCGAAAACGTCGATGCAGCAACGTCCCGTTCCGGCCAGACAGGCCTTGGCTTCGGCGACATAAGCATTACCCGGTCCTACCAGAATATTGGCAGGCCGACCTGTGAACAAGCCCAAAGCCATGGTGGCGATGGCCTGGATTCCTCCGAGTTCAAGAATGACATCCGCCCCGGAGTAATCCATCGCGTAGGCGACAGCAGGATCAATGGCGTCACCGCGTGGCGGGGAGGCCGCGACAACAAAAGGAACACCGGCTGTCTTCGCGGTTGCGACGCTCATCAAGGCTGAGCAGGCGTGAGCAAAACGACCACCGGGGACGTAACACCCAGCGACATCCATGGGAATGATTCTCTGACCGAGAGAAACTCCCGGAAAATTCTCTGTTTCAAACTCCTGGATGCTGTCCCGCTGCGCCTTGGCGAATGCATGAACCTGGCCATGGGCGAAACGGATGTCGTCCTTTACGGATTCAGGGACGCTTTTGATGAGCCGCGACTTCTTATCCTCACTGAGAATGAAATCCCCTTCCCAGTTGTCGAATTTTTTCGCGAGTTCCTGAACTGCAGCCTCTCCGCCTTCCTCGATATCAGTCAAAATTTTCTTGACCGAATCGCGAACACCTTCGCTTTTTGATTCGGCTGTCGCGATAGCCTTCTTGATATACTCCACAACACGTCTCCTTGATTTATTCATTTGGAACCACTGTTGGCCGAGCTCCCCAACCAGTTGCTGTCGACCTCCCCTTCGCCCCTTTTGGGCGTTCTTGTCAACATTTTATAAAATATTTTATAAAATATTTCCGAAAATAACTATTGTCGGATCAAGCTCCCAGAGATAATAGGCCGATTTACGGAAACGAGCGCGCCTGCCTCGCGCCCAACGGGCCGACCATTCGCACCGGAAATGATTTTTGGGGAGCACTCCGCCATTTCTGGTGCGTAACTCAGATCATCCGACAATCAGCAGGCTGCCGAAAAAACCAAACGCACAACCCCGTCCTGAAGCGACGGGCGTCAAGGAGAACAGTTTTGAGTTCCGACGCGTCGAACATCAAATCTCTGAAAGCCTACGAAAAAATCAGAAACCTGATCCTGAGCGGGGCCAAACTCCCAGGTACGCGACTGGTCCTGGCGGAACTGGAACAGGAATTGAACATTGGACGCGGCCCGATACGCGAAGCCCTCATGCGCCTCGACAGGTCCGGACTGGTGAAAAATGTCCCGTACAAGGGAGCTGTCGTCACCACGCCACCCAATTTGAAGGAGATGAAGTATCTTTATGAATTGCGGGTCGATATCGAAAGCAAGCTTGCGCTTGAGGCGATGAACAACTTAACCAAAGAAGACTTTGCGGATCTTGAATATCTTTGCGAAAAAATGCGTGATCGTGAAGGAACATGCGAGCATTTTTTTACTCTTGATCAGATGTTTCACAGAAGAATGTATGAAGCATCAAAACTTTTACATCTTTGCTTTATAGTAAACAAACTTCTTGAATCAGTTGAAATATTCTTGAACATTTACAGATATGAAACAGATGATTGTGAGCAATTCATACAGGATCATGAGATAATAATAAAAGCACTTCGTGAAAAAGATAGTGAAACATTATTAAAAACTTTAAAGAGAAATATCCTTGGAGGACTTGAACTCATAGACAAGGAATACAGCAAGATATCAAGAAGTCCTCAGCAGTAAAAAAACACTCGCGATTCAAGCAAAGATCACTCCGCTCCAGATTCCTGTCGGGCAGGCTTGTCCGGTTTCCCCGGGACGCCCGGCAGACATCTCTACATTTCGAAAATCATGTTGGCAGCCGCCATGCCCGGCGAAGCTCATGACAAGGTGCAGCGCGTAGATCTGCTCGTTGAAAAATCAAACGCAGCAGTTCCCTGCGCGTCTCGTGTTCACGGCGAAGAACAAGCGCAAACCACGTTCCAGGTGCACATCCGCACAATCATGACAATATCGAGCAACAATCCGAAATAATGGATGTTCCACAGGACAACCAATAGACCGTCGAAACACAAGCGCCCCGGCCGAAAACTCGGTCGGGGCGCTTGTGCATTGATGATTGATCCGCCATGAAAAACAGGGCTACATTCCGCAATTAATTGAAATTTAATCGACGATAATGTATTTTAAATACTTCTGGGTTTAGCCAAAGCCATCCCATGGCAGTTTTTTGAGGGCAATTTTTGTCCGCTTCATGCTGCATCCGGTTGCCCAGCCAAACCCGTCCGATTGATGGTCGGGCTTCTCATCCTCAAGCACTTTCTGCTGCCCCCTGGCCGCGACAACCACCCTCACCTCCCCCCCCCTCGTCGAACTGGGCGTGCAGATGGATATGAATCCCAGGGTCCTGTACTACGTAGTCCCGTATGAATACGCCGTGCTCCTCTACTTCTTCAGCTCCGGATTCATGCTCTTCAAAGACATGGTCAAAGTCCTGGCCGTGCGCATGGTCTTGACGGCCTTTTTCATCGCCTTTATCGCTATCCCGTACTGGAAATTCGTTCTTTAGCCTCCGACTGTTCCTCCGCTGTCCCAGCCATGAAATCATGGCTGGGGCAGCTTTCATACATCAATTCTTCACGGCGCCTCCCACCATTAGCCAAGGAGCACCATGCGCTTCATCCACAACACCAGCACCGACCCGGCCTTCAACCTCGCCGCCGAGGAATGGCTGCTGCGCCACACGGACACGGACATCTTCATGCTCTGGCGCAACGCGCCCGCCGTCATCGTCGGACGCAACCAGAACACCGCCTCGGAGATCGACGAGGAATTCGTGCGTGAGCGCGGCATCACGGTCATTCGACGCCTGACGGGTGGCGGGGCCGTGTTTCACGATCTGGGCAACGTCAACTTCACCTTCATCCAACTCGGCAAGCAAACCAAACAGCTGGACTTCCATCGCTTCACCGCCCCGATCATGGAAGCCCTGCAGGCCATGGGCGTAAACTGCCGGTTTGAAGGCCGCAACGACCTGGTCATCGACGGGCAAAAGTTTTCCGGCAACGCACAACTCCTGGAAAAGGACCGCGTCCTGCATCACGGCACCCTGCTCTTCTCCTCACAGATGGCCGACCTGTCCGGAGCCTTAAGGATCAATCCGGTCAAGTACGTGGACAAGGCGGTCAAGAGCGTCGCCAAGCGGGTCACCAACATTTCAAGCCACCTGCCCGAGCCCATTGATGTGGAGACCTTCGTCCGCCGCGTCATGGCCTATGTTTCCGGCAACGAGGCAGAAACCCTGCCCGGCCTTCGCGCGAGCGAGGAAGCGGCCATAAACGGGCTTGTCGAATCGAAGTACGGCACGTGGGACTGGAATTTCGGCTCCTCGCCCAACTATGGCTTCACACGGGGCACGCGCACCGAGGGCGGCGTTGTGGAAGTTCACCTCGATGTCCGGCACGGCCGCATCGAACAGGCCAGGATTTTCGGGGACTTCTTCGGAGCGCGAACCGTGGCTGAGCTTGAAGCCCTGCTCGCGGGCTGCCGTCACGAACGGAGCGAACTGTCCAGACACCTGGCGAATGTCCGGATCGACGAATTCATTCGCAACGTGGATAACGCGACATTCATGGACTGTCTTTTCTGATATGTTCTTCCTTGCACGTCCGACACAGCGTGATCGGAATGGTTACACATACAAAGTAAAATTGAGAACCGTTTGCAATAAATTCGGATGAGGCCATTTGCTGCCGACAATGCTTGACGGAACACTCCCGAACCTTCATGTTGCATGAAGTCAAACCAACGCGAAGAGGAACAA
This is a stretch of genomic DNA from Deltaproteobacteria bacterium HGW-Deltaproteobacteria-18. It encodes these proteins:
- a CDS encoding C4-dicarboxylate ABC transporter substrate-binding protein yields the protein MPRKIKLLVVCLTLLLAFGAGDVFAKRIVKVGMGDPMESDQGAFAKRFKENLEGLSNGEIEVQLFPGGSLGTETEMLQNARMGTLDVAIVGVGNVVPFVPQFGALSYPYLIENHYDAVKATTGYMGAYWNKIGEEKGGFTVLGWTYSNFRFVTNSARPVNALADLAGLKIRVPQNKVILATLTALGANPIPMAWSETFTAMQQKVIDGQENPYIVNYTMKFQEVQKYLTETHYQYSFQPMVMGVKTMKSFDDATKDMVIRAGIEAQQYCLLFQVLEAEKAKKGMQDAGVEVSILKDEDQWKEIVKAKVWPEYYDFVGGKEVIDTMMLHLGKK
- a CDS encoding aspartate racemase RacD; this encodes MTEQMTEKIVGILGGMGPEATIDLMMRIMRLTPAKDDIDHIHCIVDNNPKVPSRIKAIIEGTGESPAACMAGMAQRLEASGADFIVIPCNTAHHYHGDVQKSVHVPVLNLIELTVESVLGALPGVGTVGLLASPAVRITGLYENIFLPRGVEVVYPTLEDEGRLFQLIREIKAGARGEKVRRDFGEIVSGLSSMGAEVGIIACTELSVVGEGDFPMPVFDAADILAKEIVDIVKNNKEY
- a CDS encoding D-cysteine desulfhydrase — its product is MNFTKFPRRPYLNGPTPIESMPNLTKALGGDVNLFIKRDDLLPGAAGGNKTRKLEFCIGDALEKGADTIITCGAVQSNHCRLTLSWSVKEGLDCHLVLEERVKGSYKPEGSGNNFLFQLLGVKSLRVVPAGSDMMAEMQKVADGLAAEGRKPYIVPGGASNAIGALGYVSCAEEILGQLNDMRLPVDHVVVPSGSAGTHAGMVVGMYGMNANIPVSGVNVSRKKPVQEEIVFNLASEVARKLGLSSDVPREQVVCYDEYVGPGYSLPTESMVEAVNLFARTEGVLLDPVYSGKAAAGLIDLVRKGAFGKGTNVLFLHTGGSPALYAYLDTFYGN
- a CDS encoding reactive intermediate/imine deaminase, which translates into the protein MKKTKIHSDKAPAAIGPYSQAIASGELVFVSGQLPIDPATGQIPGDSITHRTHLCLQNMRSIVEAAGGSLGGAVKTTIFLTDMNDFKAVNAVYAEYFDEPFPARSTVQVAALPLGADIEIEAVFQI
- a CDS encoding aminotransferase, yielding MSSERKTFRKDFTRQEAIPEEGMKCAIEIMQSGKLHRYNVGQGEIGEAALLEKEFAEYMGAKYCLACASCGSAMYLALKCIGVKPGDKVLCNAFTLAPVPGAIENSGAVVELVEITEDYTIDLEDLEKKARESQAKFFLISHMRGHIANMGHVLEICERNGLQLIEDCAHTMGATWDGRKSGSFGKIGCFSTQTYKHINSGEGGLLVTDDEEVIAKAIIYSGSYMLYEKHVSRPPLEVFDRFKLLTPNYSCRMDNLRAALLRPQLAVLDQRCERWNERYRLLEERLRGIAGIMCPTRESREGYVGSSIQFSLPGIEESRIRQFLQANEERGVHIKWFGHVEPVGFTSAYQSWKYFGALPDLPGSNRVLAKLCDMRIPLTFELEDCSRIADIIAETAKEIF
- the hisD gene encoding histidinol dehydrogenase; translation: MEYIKKAIATAESKSEGVRDSVKKILTDIEEGGEAAVQELAKKFDNWEGDFILSEDKKSRLIKSVPESVKDDIRFAHGQVHAFAKAQRDSIQEFETENFPGVSLGQRIIPMDVAGCYVPGGRFAHACSALMSVATAKTAGVPFVVAASPPRGDAIDPAVAYAMDYSGADVILELGGIQAIATMALGLFTGRPANILVGPGNAYVAEAKACLAGTGRCCIDVFAGPTESAVIADSTADPMTVAIDLVSQAEHGYDSPVWLFTDSRELAQNVLTLMDQLIDDMPNPEVPRSAWRDYGEIILCADREELCRVNDLYAAEHVQVIAEDLDWWRCNLKSYGSLFLGEGSTVPHGDKCSGTNHILPTKKAGYYSGGLNVHKFLKIYTYQQISTEANKTISAVASRLSRVEGMEGHARACDWRLKKYFSEESWDFHVYNHPDYKY
- a CDS encoding lipoate--protein ligase, giving the protein MRFIHNTSTDPAFNLAAEEWLLRHTDTDIFMLWRNAPAVIVGRNQNTASEIDEEFVRERGITVIRRLTGGGAVFHDLGNVNFTFIQLGKQTKQLDFHRFTAPIMEALQAMGVNCRFEGRNDLVIDGQKFSGNAQLLEKDRVLHHGTLLFSSQMADLSGALRINPVKYVDKAVKSVAKRVTNISSHLPEPIDVETFVRRVMAYVSGNEAETLPGLRASEEAAINGLVESKYGTWDWNFGSSPNYGFTRGTRTEGGVVEVHLDVRHGRIEQARIFGDFFGARTVAELEALLAGCRHERSELSRHLANVRIDEFIRNVDNATFMDCLF